The genomic region TTTCAACCAAACGTCCAGGAGACGAAGTTCTTTTGACCCTAAAAAGGGACAGCGATTTGATTGAAGTACCCGTAACCCTTAAAAAGCGCCAAACCATAGTTGTTCCGGTAATGGGGCTAGAGGTCAAAAACCTTTCCGAAAAAGACAAAAAAAGATTCAAAGTAGATAAAGGCGTCAAAATTATCGGCGTACCCGAGAGATATAGAGGCTATGGTCTCAAAGACAAAATATTGATAGCTGTTGACGATGAGGAAATAAACGATATTCAAGAGGCAAGAACATTATTTGGCGGTATCTCTAAATATGGAAGGACGATCATAAGCCTTCAAAACGAAAAAGGAGAAAAAGAACGATTGATTTTTCAATAATAAAACACAATTGCTAATTCATAAAAGCACCTTTAAAAAGGTGCTTTTTTTATTTATCACAATTTTGGGCGAAAACGTTTGAAATATATAATTTTGCAAAAAATTACACCAATACATAAACAATGAGCACCATTAAATCTTACGAAAAAGAGTTGGCCTTTCAAGCGGACAGACGTAAAGCAACAACGGAATTTATTAAACTGATCAGTGATCTATGGTACGATAAATCCATTGAAGTTGTTTTGTTCAAAAATCAAATTATCGACAAAAATGTTAGTGACATTATCAACCTTCATGAATATGCTGGGGAATTCGTTCAAAAGCCTATTTCCATTTTTGATTCGGTAGAAATTTTAAGAGCCATAAATGACATAAAGTTACCGCCATCAAAATTGGATATTGGTAAGCTTACCTATGAATATCATTCAGATAATACCGATTATAACAACGTAAAGGCATTTGTTATCGATAAATTGAAAGACGCCGATACATCTGAAGAGATAAAACCCAAAGATGTAGTCCTGTATGGCTTTGGAAGAATAGGAAGAATTTTGACCCGAGAACTTATGGCCAAAACGGGCAAAGGCAATCAAATGCGGTTACGTGCCATTGTTACAAGAGGCAGCCTCACTGAAGAAGTCTTGGAAAAGAGGGCGGCCCTATTAAGAACAGATTCTGTGCACGGCCAGTTCCTGGGAACGGTCAATACAGATTTTGAAAATAAGGCCTTGATTATAAATGGTACCACTGTGCACATTGTTACAGCAGATAAACCAGAAGATATTGATTACACTAAATACGGTATCTACAATGCATTGGTGATTGACAATACAGGAGCCTTTAGGGAAAAAAAAGCTTTGGAACGACATTTA from Costertonia aggregata harbors:
- a CDS encoding glyceraldehyde-3-phosphate dehydrogenase, whose product is MSTIKSYEKELAFQADRRKATTEFIKLISDLWYDKSIEVVLFKNQIIDKNVSDIINLHEYAGEFVQKPISIFDSVEILRAINDIKLPPSKLDIGKLTYEYHSDNTDYNNVKAFVIDKLKDADTSEEIKPKDVVLYGFGRIGRILTRELMAKTGKGNQMRLRAIVTRGSLTEEVLEKRAALLRTDSVHGQFLGTVNTDFENKALIINGTTVHIVTADKPEDIDYTKYGIYNALVIDNTGAFREKKALERHLKSKGANRVLLTAPGKEIPNIVHGVNQNEFNPDTTKIFSAASCTTNAITPILKIIEDSLGIKKGHLETIHAYTNDQNLVDNMHSKYRRGRAAALNMVITETGAGTAVAKALPSLKDKLTSNAIRVPVPNGSLAILNLEVKNKTSKEAINTIVKKYALEGDLVEQVKYSLSNELVSTDIVGTSAPSIYDSTATLVSKDGKNIVLYIWYDNEYGYSHQVIRLAKYISKVRRFTYY